DNA sequence from the Pseudophryne corroboree isolate aPseCor3 chromosome 6, aPseCor3.hap2, whole genome shotgun sequence genome:
GAACTTTATTACAGCAAGAAAGCGGTTACATTCAGCTTTTCAAAAGTACTAAGCTTTGTAATATCTTGTGTAGATGATAAATAGTGAGAGAACTGAGAGCTAATGCTCTTTCTTTACATTTATTTCTATACAAAGAACATGTGAGATGAGCCTGGTGCACATCTGTTCTACTATCGCTCTGGAAATGAATATTAGATGGGGGAAAGCAATAAAACTGTCATTTAGATTTAAAGGATCACATTGCACCCTGCCAATACTCTCCTTTGACGGAGTAGCATAAGTGATGTAACGTAAGAGAAGTTTCTACAGATGGGGAAAAATGTGGAGTAATTGATGGAGTAATTGAGGCTTTCAGGAATGTTGTTTTAATGAGAGTTTCTGCTGTGTTTCATAGGTATTGCTGCTCTGACCTTTGCCCTTCTTCTGTCAGCCAGAATGGGGATCTTCCAGGAGACACTGTACAAGGAATAtgggaaacattccaaggaagcATTATTTTACAATGTAAGACATGCTCCATATAACGCTAGGGCATTTCTCACAGTGGTATGTGGAAGTGTCTGTGGCAGTTATCTGAGAAGCCTTAATAATCCATACaatatagcagaggttcccaaacttggtcctcaaagcaccctaatggtccaggttaaaGGATacccatggctgagcacagatggttaaatcaaatggtggcctaattcacctgtgctcaagcatggatatccttcaaacctggaccattagagtgccttgagggccgagtttgggaacctctgcagtatAGTCCAGGGTGTTATACAGTACAAAGCCATTGACACCATGTATTTttcagcatgggagagaggagggtaTGGTTTATTGTGGCAGATGGTGACTGCACAAAGGCAAATTGCGGTCATCTAGGAACCGCGTTAGCATCGTAAAAATGGCCCGATGTAAGAAGCAAGGGCTGTGGGGCGACAACAGTTCTGCCTAGCCCAAGCATTAATGTACATGCCTGATGATGGTAATGGCCTACTCTACAGGCTCTGGCCAGTTTACACATCCCTGGTCCAGAGTGTGCTATTCTgatgtgcattgtcattctatttgtTGCACCTTTGCATGCATTGCTACAATGAGTtctctttttttgttatttttagaaATAGGGGACACCCTGAATGTATGTAGCATCAAGTAATATGCAGCTCTGCTCATCCTGAGTTGCTTGGTTAATAATACATGCTTGTTGAAAGCCTGTCTGTGACTGTCCATGTCATGTGACTGGTTTCCCACAAGTTATTTGTGTCCTATACTGGCTGCTGCATTTCATACTGTGTAACTCCATCTCTATAGTGTGGTCCTTTTTAAGCATGTATGCAGTATATTATTGAAATAGAACTTATTTCCGTTTCCATCAGCAGATAATTGTTGTGTTTAGTTATGCAGCACTATGATTTTAGCGGCGACATATaatatgcatctaaagatgtgtccACTTACTGTACATCTAGACTCCCTGCATGTTAAAAAGCGATTCTAGTCACGCCGTGGTGTGACTCAGTAGCAACGAGTGTTTttacgtgcaactttttccattaaaatgtcttATTCACAAAACAAATGCAAAATTGAcgtacaagcagcttatgctgattaaaatgatattcgacatgcctatattctgtgtgtgaccacggctgtaactgcatacgaaatgctacattacagtgttttcctagaaaacactgtaacgtaccatttcatatgcaggtacAGACGCACACAGAAGATAGTCATGCCGCatagcattttaatcagcaaagtctgcCACATAGCGATGCGAacaagacacattttcagcaaaaaaaaaaagactccctatgctaacggagttgcatgggacctgtcatgccaggcatttcctgctgaGTGCCGTATTGCCgcaagctgtatgaggacacatctatatgttaATAATACTTGTGTTCTAATATGAGACCAACAGGACCTAATATTTTATTAAGAGCAGGGGCTATTTTTTTGCTGGAAACTTATTTTAAAAGCTACAGTGTGCAATTAGTTTCAATACTGTGGTTTGTTTTATTGAAATCAATTAAAATCCCCTTCCTAAACTTGGATACTTTGGTTACTCGTCTTGCATGTAGTAGAAGACCGTTATCATTGGCAATAATTACGGTTATAACATTTGTTATGATTTATAGTATAAGAGAAGTGAATGTTATTTCCCTGTGCTAGGGTTTATATTGTCTGTCTTGTATGATGACCTTTAAGGCAACGTTGTAATCAGTTAATGATTTTGTTTTTCCCTGTTGACAGCATGCTTTACCCTTGCCAGGATTCCTGCTTCTTGCACCAGACATCTATAACCATGCTGTAATGTTCAGTCAGAGTGGTGAGTGTGAAGAGTCCTCTCACAGAGGTGGCGATGTATCAAACCTCTGAGAGAGATGACGTACCAGACAATCCGTtcatatctgccatgttacaggctgtgtttgaaaaatgacagttacagtatAAGCTGATTACCaaaggcgtgcacagcacattttattagggggtgcaccgtcggaggggtgtgtctagctccgccttttgggcgtgtctagcaccatctattgacggtcaacgcaatataaaatatccacccttgtaccaatcctaataaagcagatacactgtcagatgttgtggtgtgcaccaaacaaacacccctgaaggcactcactgtaattacactgctcctcctcagcctggtctggctccccctctctttcctctgcaagctgcagcagcttacttacaagtcagtcactcattgacactgacagtcgcagactagtactgctgctgctggaaaaacgagtgacgtgtcaatgttgctgccgaccgcctgccagtattgaatttgccttcctaagaggaacgctggctgcatgctgctcctcatcagtggctggcgttggcatagcatagaaggaacgaggtgggcatgtggtgggtgggcatgcgagcagcatgatgtaatcacatcacgctgtttttgtacatggaggtggagccgggagtttgaaagccagtggcagtggcacccttgattaacccatgcgtccggtcagtaatgcagtcctgacagggtgcagcgcagaggggacagtaatcagcctgctcggctatcgctgcatcaggcatgtgagatcggggtgccagacattagggggtgcttgtgcgcaccaggcaccccccctgcgcacacctatgctaattacctggttggtactttatccctctccatggTTTGGTACTTCTACCCCAGAGCATTGATTGCTTGTCACACGTGACTAGAGAGCTGGAACTAGTTTCCAACTGTTAAAACATTTCCTCAGAGAATCATTCACCTTTTAAACTACCATTATAATTACCTTGCTTATTTGCATCCTTCTCTAGAAAGCTCTGATATCCATTTACTTTCACGATAGAACAGTAGTAAAATGAGATGATACAATCATTATGTTAGGGGAAAATATGGCAAGTTCATATAGTAGGCATTTACTGTTTGATGTTTTACTGCCCTGCTGTAATGTGCATAGGATTATGCATGCCCTATTTCCTCACTGATTTATTACCCCAGCAAAATACCAGAGCAGATGAATACAGAAAAAAGCATTGCATGTGAGTGTGCCAGTGTGTATACACTGCTTAGtgtcatgctgggtacacactagaatgatATAACCTTGTTTTAGCAACAAGCGAGTGTTTACACCTGATATGTCTGTTAACAACGTAGCTCACAGACATATCTGATCGGCCCTGCAGCCGATGCCAATATCCTGTATCTGAAACATATATCTGTGCATCTGCATGTGTGTAcccagtcttaaggtgggtacacactaggcgatgttctCATTGAGCgccatcgcctagtgtttcccctcctgggccgggCCACCCAACGGCGAGCGTACACAGCGATATTGCAGTGATGTCATACCGCGGCCGTCCCAagcatgcagttttggacgataagtccaacttgaactgcatgcacggccgaaaccaagggtcattaacgacccgcggggccacgcatcgctcgtCGTTTACAGcttacacactagtcgatatagtaCACAACGtctctcaggaagggtcaaaatgagcaatgACGTTTACtttatcggctagtgtgtacgggcctttagtttcACAGTTGGTAAATGATCCTGGCTTAAAGTATCCTTAGTGTAGACTAGAAAGATGTAGTCTATTGCAGACTCTGGAGCAAATAAACTAAATTAAATGTCATTTTCCGCTCCACTTGCACCTGAATCATGCTAAGAACATTTTTTTAGATATTGGGAAAATGTGTGCCAATTGCTTTATAATAAAAAGTCAAATATTACAGCTGATTGGATTTGTACTGCCAAGTTTATATTATTGTGCTAAAATAGCAAAAAGTATCAAATGTGTGAAACTGTCAGGTCTGAAATAACTTTTACATTGACGAGTGAAAATCTCGATGGCTGAGTAGTAAAACTTTAAAGGGGAAATTGTTTAAAGGTCCAGGATACTAAATGCGTGGTTTGGTTGTGACGCAGATTTTGCCATATGAAGGAGATTAGTGCCATGAGTCCAAAGCAGCACTTCATCAATGTCCGAGATCAGTAGATCTTCTACGTCCGTAATACACAAAGTACCTTCTTGTAATGAAATAATCTGCAAACCTGCATCTTGACACCATTCCCATGAGGTTGTACCGTCCATTTTCAATGTATTTCAGAAATGTTCACGCTGCCGCTGCTGGGAATCCAGATGCCGATCATGTGGTTTTATCTGCTCATGAACGTGATCACTCAGTATCCTTGTCAGAGAGATGCTCCAGCTGTTCTGTTACATCTGTTTCACCTTTCCCCCCGAGATAGCAGCTAGTCCATCTGGTGTGCACCTGATTAGTGCTCTTGCAAAACGTCACTGTATATTTCATTTCATAATGAGTATAGCATATGGTATTGATCCCACCAGCTGGGTTAAAGTATTTGGGTATTTTAATAATAGATCACAtcctttttatatatatctattgaTCTCCACTGTGGAGATTGCTGTAACCGCCGCAGTTGGGTGATGCCCCTCAGTGTATATGATGCAATCTCTTCTTACGAGAATTTGAATGTTTGCTGTGTCTCACTTTGCCTTAACGCTTTTTACAAGATATGTGTGCATCCGGGGAGTATTCATCCTTACCACTGAGTGTCCCTCTCTCACCGTTACCCTGGTCGTCACACTGCGCAAATTCCTCAGCCTCATCTTTTCTATCCTGTACTTTAATAATCCTTTTACCACCTGGCACTGGATTGGCACATTACTAGTTTTTGTGGGCACACTGCTGTACACTGAGGTGTGGAACAGTATCCAGGCTGCTTCCAGCAAGTACAGGAAGGAAACAAAGAAAGACTAGGTGTCATGTTGTGCAGAATGCTGCAGCCTACAGTGTGCAATACTGGGAGTGTTCCTTCTATAAGCTTATGTCATTGGAAGCCTCCTAACTGTTGTCTTTTTTCTATGTACAGGTTTGCTACTGTGAGAATAGGAAGATAATAGGTAGATAACAATGGACCCATTATGTCATTGTATCACTGCTCTTCGATTTCAATTCTAGGTGATTTTAATGACTGACTTGCATAGAAGTAGAAGAACCTGTAACCAGGCATCTTGGTGTGACTGGGGAGGGAGCGCGTACTGTAGACTGAGCCGTCTGAAAATTATTTGGTTAGTTTCAATGATGAAATGACTCCATATTTTATATTCTTTTATGTAGAGGGTACTTGGGGATGTTTGTGCAGTCACAGATTTACAGGCCAATGTTTTGACAAAGATACATGTTACAGTCTCATTTAGACTTTttttctgttgtcagtattgttagttTCATAGTATTTACATAAACTGAGTTAAGTTGGTTACACACTATAAGATATATTGCCACCGATCAGAACAATATATCGTACACATTTTATCCAGTCGTCATTCATTGAATCGTCCCATTGGAAGTGCTGCCCATCCAATGGAACGATTCCACGTCTGCCGCGGTGTTACATGCAGCATGTAATGATACATTGCATGGTTGTACACAGGGCTACCATCGGAGGACTGCCGGGACTCCAGTCCCATGCCCTGACCATGAGGGGGCCCGCATAGCAGTGGTGTGGACTGGACTGCACCACAGGCTGCCATAGAGGGGCAGCGGTGCCAGCATTTtgaatttgcagggcaggtgtggtCCCGACCCTGCCGCGGTTGTGCTTGGGGACACCACCTGGTGTTTTGTAACCTTGTCCTGGGAGTGGCTACCGGCGCCCAGAACGGTAAGTTTTGACAGTCTTGGGCCCCACGGTTTCTGAAAGCATCCCTGATTGTTCACCAGACCATTTACTGTGTATGGCATATGCGATGTATCATTGCATTGCATCACTGGATCGCAATGTCgcatggtgtgtacccagctttagaatacCTGTAATAAAGAGAAAGTATGAAACTACAAGATCATGGTTGACAGTTCTGTCCCAGGTGGTGCGTACAGTACACAGATCTACCGTCTTTTCTAGTCATGTAGAATGTGTACTCTTTCTTGAGGCACCATTGTTATGGCTTCTTATAGGGATTGGTCTGCACAGCAAGTGTACATATTTGCTGCACCAGGATTTACTTCTTTTATTTTCTGAATTTTTCTGGCCAGTATTAGTCCGTTCTCAGTAGTACTAATAAAATGCAACAGACTACCTGTGATAGCTGCTAAGAGCAAATGGGTCATGGGTAACTGTGCTCCGTCCCAGCGGCATGTCTGCAGTCCTCTTCACCAATAATGTATGGTCATTCTGTCATACCATAATTTGGATTCTTAACCTAGTTCTTTTATTTGGGAGGAGGAATAATGCTTTTTATGGGTGTTTTGCGCCTTCCAGTTTTTATTTGATGATTTTTATGTACACAAATACTAATACAATAGAAACATTTAAAATACACAACTGTGATGCATTATTAAAGTAGGTCCCATTGTCTGCTCACTGAAGATATTTTTAAATCTATACACTTTTAGTTTTTTGGGATTATTTTTTTTTAGTAGAAAAAAACGTAAGTGGAGGGGGTAGTAATGAAACGGAGATGGACAAGAATCTGTATTAGCCAGCATATAGCAAATAGCGTATTCTTATAGTAGTTATATACAGTACTTTTTCACATGTGTGCTGAATTGAAGTTTTCTATTTTTGTGTAATTCTGTGCATGCAGATGATAACACCTTGTATAAAAATGTCATTTAAAATGGTCTCCCAAATGTGTTGGGTATGGCttaccggcgctggggatcccggcggtcagtataccaacCGCGAGATCCTGCCAGCAGAATGCTGGTGGGGGAAGCAAGCACAaccaagccctttgcgggctcggtggcgagttgTGCTCGCAACAGGTGCTATTCCAAttctgtgtgtcgtggacacccacgagtgggaatagtccctgctagtcggcatttaGAGGCCTTTGCATAACTACATCCCTCTCAAACTACAGAAGCACAAAACCAAGCTGTCCGAACATTATTTAACTGGAAATCAAGCAAGAAAAATCCACCCTAGTAGATTGCTGTGGAAACTGACAGCGCAAGCAGTCTGTTGAGAGTTCTTATTACAGGGTATCATTCATCTCTGGAAATAGTTTTTCGAAAGGTTCAAATCTAGACCAAAAACTTACACTGTAAAACTCCTCTCTTCATCGGTTAAAGTTGCGTTTTCTGTCCAAGTAGAAGTTTGTAAACAAAGTAATAACGCCTTAAACTGTTTAACCAAACCCCTCCATCATTATAACAGATAGCCCTGTAAATGTAAGACAGATGGGGCAAATGTCAATTCTTCATTATGTTTCTTCCTCTTTAGGTCAAATGTTATGCTGTCTATatgcactctctctgcacatgttacatctgccccacctgcactgcacatggttttgcccattacctaacaaatttgctgctgcgatcaggtctgaattacgcccacaATCAGCTTCATAATATAGAATGTATTAGCATGGAGATCTCCTTTTGTCCTGTCTTTGACCTTCAGGCTGTCCAGTGATCAGGTTTTCTCTAAGTGCAGATGATCTGAACATGGATAATTATTTTGCTGCCATGGAATAAGTACAGTTATACAGGGTTTTACAGTGGACAAGAATATTTTCTCTATGGTCTTCATGTTCATAAGCAGATATGATTTTATATGCGGTATTACACAAAATGACATACTTTTTGAATATCTACCTTAAATGGATAATACGGGGCTCCCTCATAGCTGCACACAAGTCCTTCTGCGGAGGGAtcttgtgatttatttatttattgtttgcaaTGTGAATGCTCCATAGCTGACCATATAGACTTTGCACAACTACAGTATACACAATTCATAGTCGTACGCATCTCAGCCACTTGTGGGTGTAACGGGGCGTTTGCATGTAGGCCAAGTGTTCTGTGGGCATGTAGGTGGAATTCAAGGCTACTGAGACTTAAGCACACACACAGATGCATCTGattttactagacacagtatagggataGTGCAAAtgtacactaaggggtatatttactaaagtgcaggtttatagaaggtgagatgttgcccatagcaaccaatcagattctagctattgtcttctagaaggtgctagataaatggttaGTACAATCtgctaggttgctatgggcaacatctccacttctataaacccacacgttagtaaatatacccctaagggccTGACTGCAAACCACACTCAATGTTAATGTTAACGCAGCTGAGCGATTATTTGCTGTTGCTTTTTATGGTGGAAGTTGCAGCACCAACTGGATGTTCTGCATTTATCCTGCTATTCGCTTCTCTCACTTTTACATCTATCCTAAATCTCCTCTGTTTTTAATCTCCCTACATCTCAGTGCTTTGTTTCCTTTGCACAAACAGAACAGTGCAGCTCGGGCAATATTTCCTCACAACTCTGAGGTCTCAGGTTTGATTCCCTCCAAGACCCTATCTgggtggggtttgtatgttctctgtaCTTCAGTTCTCCCCCCACAATCcacaaacatactggtaggttaactggagtCTGACTGAAAACTAACCCCTGTGTTATGTGTATGTGTCAATAAAtaatctgtgcagggaaaatatagGTGGGCCCAGTGTCTAAAGGCTGGTAGTGTACacactaagccaggcatgtccaaactgtggccctccagctgttgacaaactacacatcccagcatgccctgacacaactttagcattctctgacagcaaaactgtgtcagggcatgctgggatatgtagtttaacaacagctggagggccgcagtttggacatgcctgcacgaaGCGATTtgagcctaaaaaataaacgataacgacatacaGTAAATGTCGTTATCATTTctttttaggcttatatcgtccagtgtgtatgggggtaatattggtgCACGATgagtgatgcgcgctcccgcacatcGTTCAGTGATCACTAGTATTgatctgacatgcagctcaacccatcaatgtcaggctgagctgcatgttcggaaatgcgggcggtgacgtcactgatcgttatcgttgaaCGTTGCATCCTAGGATGTAGCAGCGGATACAGAAGCAGGGAAGCGGcagtgcaataccgtacaactaataTGCTGATACAGCTATAGACATCTGGTGTAAATAGGGAACTGCTGCTACATTTGCAAAGTAGTTGTACGCTTCCCTGTGGCTGTGCAATGCCGTACAACTCTGAATCCGGTCCGATGACTGCGTAAACAGAAGCTAAAAGCCCAGTATGTCACATAATAAGGATTAATGAATGAAAGAAGCGAGTATATTGTCAAAACGTGAATGTCAGCATGTATTACAAGGGTCAGCACTTTCACATCTTAAATCATCCGTGTGTTTTGTCTACTACTCCAAAAACGAGTTACCCTTGTATTTAGCTTTGGGCACTAGTTACAAGCTATATCCATAACAATTGTATGGGAGGCGATCACCAGACCGACTATCGTGATCCCAGCAGTCACcatgcagatgccggaatcccgataggCGGTGAAATATCACCACCGGAATCCCGGCACCACAGCCTTTTCTCCCCCTATGGGTGTCCAGGACAACCATAAAggaagaatagatcctgtggcgagccaccatgcctgcagcgtggcgagcctgcgaggggccttctagtgctcgccctgctgccggcatactggttgccgggatcccggccgctggtaaatcatatgtattcccgATTGCATATGTACAAATTCAGTAAACTGCTTTAGGCTGACCATACACTTCAGTTTGCTGGTCTGCCTGATTATCCTGATCTGAACAATTATCGTCCAGTGTATGGTAGTGATCAATAATAGCCTGAAAAACGGTCTGGATTGTTCAGTTTGATCTGATCCACTTGACAGTCATTAAGCCAACTTTGGGCTGTGAATGGAGATTGCCCCAGCACTAAGTAGTGTATGAAAGCACTGATTAttggggggatccggtctgaagatcgacactgtttaggtcgacagtcactaggtcgacagggtttctaggtagacatgtgctaggtcaaaaggtcgacatgagtttttcactctttttttctttttttgaactttttcatacttaaccatccatgtggactacgattggaacggtaatgccCGAagatcgcgagccatgcgaggggacacagtgcactaattcggcttcctggTCACTGTGCGCAGAAAACTGCAcacacaaaaaaactcatgtcgaccttttgacctgtcgacctagaaaccctgtcgaccttcaaaccctgtcgacctagtgactgtcgacctagtcttGATGATCCACATCCATTATTGGGCAGTCATCCCTGCCCCTCCCTCTGATCTGCTGCACTCTCCAGTTCTTCGTAATTATATAAtatttttaaatgaaaaaaatagCTTTTTCTGTTTGTTGTAGTCACTCCGTTACAAGAAAAGTGGTTCCTGTCATTTGTATTTGTGTGTGATCATTTTATTGTTATAACGTACATTCATCTTTTATGAGGTTTATGCAGGATGCAAAAACTTACAAATATGTATTCATATAATACAGGTTTACAGTAATTATTGTAATAGTTAGCCTATGTTTTAGACATAACTGATGCCTTACAACAGTGATTtccattattttttgtttttgtgacACATCTGACAATACAAAGTTTAGAAATTGTAATAAAAGAAATTGTATTAAAAACTGAATTTTGAAGAAATGTGTATGTTTGGAAATCAAAATGCATTTCAGCTAATCTGTGTCATTTACAAATATAGTTTTCACGGTTAATACACATCTGGCTGGAATCATGACAAATGTGCCATTTTGTAACAAATGATATGTGTAATTTTACAGTTCTTCATGCATCAACGAGAGTAGCTTTTCtatttgcagtgtaatgtgagtggaTTCTTTTACCAATCAGAGATGAGAAAACGGGACTGAATAGTAGTTGCAAAGAATATTATAACTAAAGATGAGCAACAGTGTAATGGTGCAAATAAAACTTTAATATGAACAAAGAGCACAGTTTAAAATACTTAAATCAATGAAAAGTATATTTTTATATGAGGTTGAGCTTACACTTACATCTTTTCTCCGAAATGGAAGTGTGTAACTATTTTTGCAATGTGTAAACTTGCTCTGTATGGGATATTTATAAATTTTAAATAAACTCTCTTATATGTGTAGACAATGTCCTATTTATTCTTTTGATATatgttaaatattttttttcaacaaaGAGTAGGTGAATTGCTTAGTTTAATAAAACATTGAATATTTatacgcaacagaatttgctgtgctatataagaaactgttcataaataaaatATATCTGAAAAAATATCTATAGCGGCCCATACATCAAGTAAGTATCAGGGCAATTCCTTATACAATATGTTGGAAAATTATAGGGATCGATGTCCGCCAGTTGGTGTTACTGATCGCTGATTGGTGGATCGGCTTTGATAGAATGGGGAATCGGCCAATAGATGTATAAGCCCCATCAGTTTTGTCATCTGTAGGAAGTTCTTGTAGTGTCTGGATAGAAGACTGTTTGACATTAGCATAATTTTCTAACTTTAGTCTATTATTGCAATAAGGCAAGAGTTTATTCCAGTTGGTccactgatacttttttttttttttagaaatgaatGTATACTGCCAATTACGAAGATAATTATATATGTACTATATTTTACAGAAGCACATCATTTCAttgcaatattttaataaaaaataatctTTCAGTGAACAGCATAAAAACATGTAATTTGTTTCATGTATCCCAAATATTACACTGTCTGGGAATTTTATTGGTACAGTATGTAGTTACAAGACCGgcattcgggatcccagcggtccgcataccaatgccgggatcccgaacaccaGAATGCCGATAGGGagccgagggctattcccacttggggGTGtctgacatccatagagtgggattagtatctgtggcgagcccgcaaggatcTTCGTTGCCCTCGCCCCTCTTTAGGAATTCTGGCGTTCGGGATCCCCGCGCCGGTATGCTGATGCCGAGATCCCAAACGCCAGTCTCGCATAACATAGGTTGGCTATCAAtaggcttctttttttttttggttttgaaACATCACATTGCTGGTGGTTTTTACCTAGAAGTCACCTGATTTGCTTTTTAGAAAATTGGAGCGTGGAAACAGTTGTGTGAATCATATGCTGTATAGGCCTAGTAAAATTGTATGGGAAACATCCAGCTTTACCCCCTATTCTGTAACAGAACAgtgcaactctgcatcaggcctcaGTTTCCAGCGTGGGGGCCAGCCAAACCATCAGGCTCATATTCCTACAAATGCCTAGCCCTATACTTGGTAACACTGGGTCCCTCCTGGTACCACTGGCTGGATGATACCAGGGAAATAGTAGTAATTATTAAAATTTTAACTTTATAACAGATCAAAAAAACCCTAGTACCCACGCTGAATATATCATACATGGTACCTATGCTGAATAAATAAATGTCATACTTAAAAATAAAATTGCCATCAAAATGTTTCTGTAGAGCAGTGGGCATAATAAGAAGTTACATACAATCTTCTGTGCGCTGGTCTCTGTTCCTGTGTACCTGCACCTGGATTGGTGCTGCTGCCAGCCTACCAGGGCTGCTCTGCTCGACCTATCCTATGGTTGGTAGTGACCTTCCTGACTAGTGCTTGCCACCTCCTGCCTATTGGGTCCTGTCGCCATTCCCCATTGTGGGACCTGTACTGTTCCACATGGTCCTGCTACAAGGGCTACAACATCATGCAGTACCTATTATGAACTGACATATCTGTTCTTCTGGGACTCAGTCTGCAGTTCCAGCTGAGTCCTACTTGAGACCTCGCATCACACACAGGACCAAACTTAGGCCTCAGTACCCCAAAAGGCCTTCTCACTGCTGACCTCCCTGTGGACTATTCCTTAGTTTGAAAGACCTGTGTCTTAATCCTATGGGATCTCCTTGTTGCCTCCTCTGAAGAAACCTGCAAGGACCCCTATAGCCTATTCCCATTGCCCACCTACCTGTGCACAGTTGGCCTTAGAGACCTATGGCCTACTCCTACACTACCCACCTGTCTATTACTGTGGCTTACTCCTAT
Encoded proteins:
- the SLC35B4 gene encoding nucleotide sugar transporter SLC35B4, whose product is MHPAVAVGLVFSGCCSNVVFLELLARKFPGCGNIVTFAQFLLIAIEGFIFQAQFGRKRPAIPLRYYVTMVAMFFTVSVVNNYALNLNISMPLHMIFRSGSLIANMILGIIILNKRYSSSKYLSIVLVSMGIFICTLMSAKQVATYSTSSKDEGFEAFLWWLLGIAALTFALLLSARMGIFQETLYKEYGKHSKEALFYNHALPLPGFLLLAPDIYNHAVMFSQSEMFTLPLLGIQMPIMWFYLLMNVITQYVCIRGVFILTTECPSLTVTLVVTLRKFLSLIFSILYFNNPFTTWHWIGTLLVFVGTLLYTEVWNSIQAASSKYRKETKKD